In Endozoicomonas sp. GU-1, one DNA window encodes the following:
- the mrcB gene encoding penicillin-binding protein 1B, whose amino-acid sequence MVKKSTTKKGRPAKKTRSSSKQKQGNPVPWKSILLKLGLTLVVLVSAYAVYLDAVVTKQFEGKKWAIPAKVFARPVELYKGKLITPGDLQSQLRRQGYQAVRYVARPGTFARNGSQFIIYSRGFHFPDGAEPPRYAQVDFQGNEVSRLADRDGQNLPLLRLDPQPIGGIYPASYEDRLLIRTAQAPRYLIPALLAIEDRDYYDHVGISPTSIARAMVANLKAGGVVQGGSTITQQLVKNFFLTNERTLVRKGKEAIMALLLELHYGKEEILETYLNEVYLGQHGRRAIHGFGLASQFYFAQPLKELNLARTALLVAMVKGPSWYDPRRYPERALARRNLVLDVLAERSIVPVAEVERSKKLPLGVVSRELISTNDFPAYIDMVKEQLRKDYDEKDLTSEGLRIFTNLDPVIQREAQNSVTRTLTTLGKDNQLQGAMVVSSAQTGDLLAVVGDRNPGYAGFNRALEARRPVGSLLKPAIYLTALERPGQYTLTTPVHDTPVKISDGRGGYWEPQNYSRESHGQVPLYLALAKSYNQAAANTGMAVGLSSVLDTLKRLGIGQELPPYPSVLLGSASMAPIEVAKMYQTIASGGFRMPLRAIDAVVDSQGKPLSRYSISVERAFQPGPMELLRTALGMVMADGTGRGVYQYVEPGIALGGKTGTTNDLRDSWFAGYSGDLVAVTWIGHDDNSPTKLTGSSGALKIWGNFMSNVPVQSVKSLGASNVTSVWVNPSANGRSHRYCQGAIPLPYIKGSEPKAYAGCKADVKDALFDKIKEWFE is encoded by the coding sequence ATGGTAAAGAAATCGACGACTAAAAAAGGCAGGCCTGCCAAAAAGACCCGGTCATCTTCCAAGCAAAAGCAGGGCAATCCGGTACCGTGGAAATCTATCCTGCTCAAGCTGGGCTTGACGCTGGTGGTTCTGGTCAGTGCTTACGCTGTCTATCTGGATGCCGTAGTCACTAAACAGTTTGAAGGGAAAAAGTGGGCGATACCGGCCAAGGTATTTGCCCGTCCTGTTGAATTGTATAAAGGCAAGCTGATAACCCCCGGTGACCTCCAGTCCCAGCTCAGGCGTCAGGGTTATCAGGCGGTGCGTTATGTGGCACGACCAGGTACGTTTGCCCGCAATGGCAGTCAGTTCATTATTTATAGCCGGGGGTTTCACTTTCCCGATGGAGCTGAGCCACCGCGCTATGCGCAGGTTGACTTTCAAGGCAATGAGGTGAGTCGCCTCGCCGACCGGGATGGTCAAAACCTGCCACTGTTAAGGCTTGATCCACAGCCCATTGGGGGTATTTATCCGGCCAGTTATGAAGACCGCCTGCTGATTCGGACCGCCCAGGCTCCCCGGTATCTGATTCCTGCCCTGCTGGCCATTGAAGACCGGGACTATTACGACCATGTCGGGATCTCTCCCACCTCCATTGCCCGGGCCATGGTGGCCAACCTGAAAGCCGGAGGGGTTGTTCAGGGAGGGAGTACCATTACCCAGCAGTTGGTGAAAAACTTCTTCCTGACCAATGAGCGCACTCTGGTTCGTAAAGGTAAAGAGGCCATTATGGCACTGCTGCTTGAGCTGCATTATGGCAAAGAGGAGATTCTTGAAACCTATTTAAATGAGGTTTATCTGGGGCAGCACGGGCGTCGGGCCATCCATGGTTTTGGCCTGGCCAGCCAGTTTTACTTTGCCCAGCCTCTCAAGGAGTTGAATCTGGCGCGCACGGCCTTGCTGGTGGCTATGGTCAAAGGGCCCTCCTGGTACGACCCGAGGCGATACCCTGAACGCGCCCTGGCGAGACGAAACCTGGTGCTGGATGTCCTGGCTGAGCGATCCATTGTGCCTGTTGCCGAAGTTGAACGCTCTAAAAAGTTGCCATTGGGCGTTGTCAGTCGGGAACTGATCAGTACCAACGATTTTCCTGCCTATATCGATATGGTGAAAGAGCAGCTGCGCAAGGATTATGATGAAAAGGACCTGACCTCTGAGGGGCTGAGAATTTTCACCAACCTGGACCCGGTGATTCAGCGGGAGGCCCAGAACAGTGTTACCAGAACGTTAACGACTCTGGGTAAGGACAATCAGCTTCAGGGTGCCATGGTGGTTAGCTCTGCCCAGACCGGGGATCTGCTTGCCGTTGTGGGCGATCGAAACCCCGGGTATGCCGGATTTAACCGTGCCCTTGAGGCACGCAGACCGGTTGGTTCCCTGTTGAAGCCGGCAATCTATCTAACCGCGCTTGAACGGCCCGGTCAGTACACATTAACGACGCCTGTCCATGATACGCCGGTGAAAATCAGTGATGGTCGTGGAGGTTACTGGGAACCTCAGAATTACAGCCGTGAATCCCATGGTCAGGTGCCACTCTATCTGGCGCTGGCGAAATCCTATAATCAGGCGGCAGCCAATACCGGGATGGCGGTTGGTTTGTCATCGGTCCTGGATACACTTAAGAGGCTGGGTATCGGGCAGGAGTTACCGCCTTATCCTTCAGTCTTGCTTGGCTCTGCATCCATGGCTCCGATTGAGGTTGCCAAAATGTACCAAACCATTGCCAGTGGTGGCTTTCGTATGCCGTTGCGGGCGATCGATGCAGTGGTAGACAGCCAGGGCAAGCCACTCAGCCGGTACAGTATTTCTGTCGAGCGGGCTTTTCAGCCGGGGCCAATGGAACTGCTGCGTACCGCGTTGGGTATGGTAATGGCAGACGGTACGGGACGCGGCGTATATCAGTATGTTGAGCCGGGTATTGCCCTGGGCGGTAAAACAGGCACCACCAATGATCTCCGGGATAGCTGGTTTGCCGGTTACTCCGGTGATCTGGTGGCAGTGACCTGGATTGGCCACGACGACAACAGCCCGACAAAACTCACTGGCAGTAGTGGTGCTTTGAAGATCTGGGGTAACTTTATGTCGAATGTGCCGGTGCAGTCGGTAAAATCTCTGGGAGCCAGCAATGTGACCAGCGTCTGGGTAAATCCATCAGCAAACGGACGCAGTCATCGCTATTGTCAGGGCGCTATACCATTGCCCTATATCAAGGGTTCGGAGCCAAAGGCCTATGCCGGTTGTAAAGCTGATGTGAAGGATGCTCTGTTTGACAAAATCAAAGAGTGGTTTGAATGA
- a CDS encoding tetratricopeptide repeat protein → MKYDTLCEWCGKVVSFPPGRFVALLLAVVLTGCSTPVLIQEEQHGVPSSPYEQRQDALGTLLHQAWKAREAGRFDEAESALGRAIRIGPTTPDVYYQLALLRQDQGRVAQSRQLAERALSLGPGFMLERKITHLLSALNS, encoded by the coding sequence ATGAAGTATGACACCCTCTGTGAGTGGTGTGGCAAAGTGGTATCTTTTCCACCCGGACGTTTCGTTGCGCTGCTGTTAGCCGTGGTTCTGACGGGTTGCTCTACACCGGTATTGATACAGGAAGAGCAGCACGGAGTACCATCGTCACCCTATGAACAGCGTCAGGATGCACTGGGCACATTACTGCACCAGGCCTGGAAGGCCCGGGAAGCTGGCAGGTTTGATGAGGCCGAGAGTGCACTTGGGCGGGCGATACGCATTGGTCCAACGACTCCGGACGTTTATTACCAGCTGGCCCTGCTGCGTCAGGATCAGGGGCGTGTTGCCCAGTCCCGGCAACTGGCTGAGAGAGCATTAAGTCTGGGACCGGGCTTTATGTTGGAACGAAAAATCACTCATTTGTTAAGTGCGTTGAATAGCTGA
- a CDS encoding YqcC family protein has translation MSEEVIVLLDAMESELRRQDVWLPMPPSVEAMNSTTPFCMDTMAFSQWLQWIFVPRVRAIMDGGGTLPKGSNIKSYAEEALPLERLESEKLLLIIEQFDRLMS, from the coding sequence ATGTCTGAAGAAGTTATTGTTTTGCTGGACGCTATGGAGTCAGAGCTGCGCAGGCAGGATGTCTGGCTTCCCATGCCTCCGTCGGTTGAAGCCATGAACAGCACCACACCTTTTTGCATGGATACCATGGCATTCAGCCAGTGGTTGCAGTGGATATTTGTTCCCCGCGTCAGGGCTATCATGGACGGGGGCGGCACTCTGCCAAAAGGTTCAAATATCAAGTCCTATGCAGAAGAGGCGTTGCCCCTTGAACGGTTGGAAAGTGAAAAGCTGCTGCTGATTATTGAGCAGTTTGATCGATTAATGAGTTGA
- a CDS encoding YobI family P-loop NTPase → MKYPGKLSAHEHWPWKKGYREMMAYIRLIRRKTGYLKAIMAGWKAARAGWQAAREKYSQHYPEHGRSTTVRKASGGTFSRYLKRRDGQSLIRPLNSTTMPHEQFEKYERELLAALDAEEQPETRNIAISGAIGVGKSAFIHAFTKRNPQFKYTRIFLPPLAEINPPITPDSNENEKELLEQLLCSITGKLPDDIKALQHKPKGWKKVIGALLALSTSYSIATLGYLSGSLGIDQSTTVKALHLYLPDPMLAFAKKYAPLLAELSLFLVATLVVLYLFTGLLKTGQRKRRIRLENSTDRSDVSHYLHQINHAFNHGRYDVVIVENLTSPSQQTALETLYCVNGYLNGSGHIKQPVYFIYLLADEILTASERTRFFDLVVPIIPAPNAEHTGPELYKQLKTINSRGMDKALIYNVASAIGDMKLMTNIVNEFHIYLDQLSTDFKAPNNNKLFAMVVIKNLYPKEHAELTDGMGLFWTVFHDNKLPGKTVAETLRQGFMADSVLRALTEERFGPLLYLLMNGYFAEDYRDYLFYFYPDTPFNGYPIASWQPATPLPQSLEHQASNFSQKSTNQNSGEYLNGYLPNDFQVATQWQVSEAPEVWQHRELETNKYSLPDSNEIHDATLNQLLSAFTDFYLEQLNLTHLSPSRIEIIIQHPKCRFSLKSLEWLAKSDNQFKTDTTYYYLLRFWNEYKANAVSTAQLTVNTIVKLLSGSEINIDDKLWLCNLLNHENEIDSRILAAMLAPITSQPAESFTMKIRFGRLEMLMATARTLPEKIRLLSQQVKYLSRQEVLTLLSQLDIDGTGQLMKENNRFSPSGTRENIELINAFK, encoded by the coding sequence ATGAAATATCCGGGTAAGCTTTCGGCTCACGAACATTGGCCATGGAAGAAAGGCTACAGGGAAATGATGGCATATATTCGATTGATTCGCCGTAAAACCGGGTACCTCAAAGCAATCATGGCTGGCTGGAAAGCAGCAAGGGCAGGTTGGCAAGCAGCCCGGGAAAAGTACTCGCAGCATTATCCTGAGCATGGCAGATCGACCACCGTTCGCAAGGCATCAGGAGGGACATTTTCCCGATATCTGAAACGTCGTGATGGCCAGTCACTTATCAGGCCTCTGAACTCAACGACGATGCCACATGAGCAATTTGAAAAGTACGAAAGGGAGCTACTGGCTGCCCTTGATGCAGAAGAGCAGCCTGAAACCCGAAATATTGCCATTTCCGGAGCCATTGGTGTCGGCAAAAGCGCGTTTATTCATGCATTCACCAAGCGTAACCCACAATTCAAGTACACCCGGATTTTTTTGCCACCGCTAGCCGAAATCAATCCCCCCATTACTCCGGATAGCAATGAAAATGAGAAAGAATTATTAGAGCAACTTCTGTGCAGCATCACAGGCAAATTACCCGATGACATTAAGGCGCTGCAGCATAAACCCAAGGGCTGGAAAAAAGTCATTGGCGCGCTTCTGGCCTTATCGACCAGCTATTCCATTGCAACACTGGGCTATCTCAGCGGTAGTCTGGGCATTGATCAAAGTACAACGGTCAAAGCACTCCATCTGTATTTACCTGACCCGATGCTGGCCTTTGCCAAAAAGTATGCCCCCTTATTGGCTGAACTCTCCTTGTTCCTGGTGGCAACACTGGTCGTACTGTATCTATTTACGGGGTTACTGAAAACAGGCCAGAGAAAGAGGCGAATCCGGCTGGAAAACAGTACAGACAGATCAGATGTCAGTCATTACCTCCATCAAATCAATCATGCCTTTAACCACGGCAGGTATGATGTGGTCATTGTCGAGAACCTGACAAGCCCTTCCCAGCAGACAGCATTGGAAACACTGTATTGTGTCAATGGCTACCTGAATGGCTCAGGCCATATTAAACAACCCGTCTATTTTATCTATCTCCTGGCGGACGAAATACTGACGGCTAGTGAACGTACCCGTTTTTTTGACCTGGTTGTTCCCATTATTCCCGCTCCCAATGCTGAACATACCGGCCCGGAACTGTATAAACAGCTGAAAACCATCAATAGCCGTGGGATGGATAAAGCATTAATTTACAATGTGGCAAGCGCCATTGGCGACATGAAACTGATGACCAATATCGTTAATGAGTTTCATATTTACCTCGATCAGTTATCCACGGATTTTAAAGCGCCGAATAACAACAAGCTGTTTGCCATGGTCGTTATTAAGAATCTTTATCCCAAAGAGCATGCAGAATTAACCGATGGTATGGGGCTCTTTTGGACGGTGTTCCATGACAATAAACTACCTGGTAAAACGGTGGCCGAAACGCTACGGCAAGGCTTTATGGCGGATTCAGTGTTAAGAGCGCTGACTGAAGAACGCTTTGGCCCTTTACTTTACTTACTTATGAATGGGTATTTTGCTGAAGATTACCGGGACTATCTGTTTTATTTCTATCCAGATACTCCTTTCAATGGATATCCCATAGCTTCATGGCAACCGGCCACGCCCCTCCCACAATCCCTTGAGCATCAGGCGAGTAATTTCAGCCAGAAAAGCACTAACCAGAACAGCGGAGAGTATCTCAACGGCTACCTGCCCAATGACTTTCAAGTGGCCACACAGTGGCAAGTAAGCGAAGCTCCGGAAGTCTGGCAACACCGGGAGCTTGAGACGAACAAATACAGTTTACCAGACAGCAACGAAATCCATGATGCAACGTTGAACCAGCTACTCTCGGCATTTACTGACTTTTACCTTGAGCAACTGAACCTCACACATTTATCCCCAAGCCGGATTGAGATCATTATTCAGCATCCCAAGTGTCGGTTCTCATTGAAAAGCCTTGAGTGGCTGGCAAAAAGTGACAACCAGTTTAAGACAGACACCACCTACTACTACCTGCTACGTTTCTGGAACGAATATAAAGCCAATGCCGTGAGTACCGCTCAATTAACGGTTAATACCATTGTCAAATTATTATCCGGCAGCGAAATCAATATTGATGATAAGTTATGGCTCTGCAACCTGTTAAACCATGAAAATGAAATTGATAGCCGTATATTGGCTGCAATGCTTGCACCCATCACCTCACAGCCTGCCGAAAGCTTTACCATGAAAATCAGATTCGGCCGACTTGAAATGCTTATGGCAACCGCCAGAACACTACCGGAAAAGATTCGTTTACTGTCACAGCAGGTAAAATACCTATCCCGACAAGAGGTGTTAACACTGCTTTCACAGTTGGATATTGATGGTACCGGTCAACTTATGAAAGAAAATAACCGGTTCTCACCATCCGGTACCCGGGAGAATATTGAATTAATAAACGCGTTTAAGTGA
- the ilvN gene encoding acetolactate synthase small subunit — MKRIISVLVENEPGALSRIVGLFSQRNYNIETLNVAPTEDKTLSRLTLTTEGNPQVVEQITKQLNKLVDVVKLVDLTEGAHIEREMMLIKVRAGGPLRAEVKRTADIFRGQIVDVTSSVYTIQLTGTGEKLDAFIEAIGQAQVLEVVRSGVTGISRGEKVLSL, encoded by the coding sequence ATGAAACGGATTATCTCTGTTCTGGTTGAGAACGAACCCGGTGCACTGTCGCGTATTGTCGGGCTTTTCTCCCAGCGTAATTACAACATTGAGACATTGAATGTTGCACCAACGGAGGACAAAACACTGTCCCGCCTGACGCTGACCACGGAGGGCAATCCCCAGGTCGTTGAGCAGATTACTAAACAGCTGAACAAGCTGGTGGATGTGGTAAAACTGGTGGACCTGACCGAAGGTGCTCATATTGAGCGGGAGATGATGCTGATCAAGGTGCGTGCCGGTGGGCCACTGCGTGCTGAGGTAAAACGGACAGCGGATATTTTCCGTGGTCAGATCGTCGATGTGACCAGCTCTGTCTACACCATCCAGCTGACCGGAACCGGTGAAAAGCTGGATGCCTTTATTGAAGCCATTGGTCAGGCACAGGTGCTGGAAGTTGTGCGAAGTGGGGTCACCGGTATTTCCCGTGGGGAAAAAGTGCTATCTCTTTAA
- the ilvY gene encoding HTH-type transcriptional activator IlvY produces the protein MDLRPLKQFLALAESLHFNRASLICHVSPSTLSRNIKQLEDQLGVTLFERNNRSVSLTQKGKRFQAYAREALSQWDIIHHELVAGAGELHGSLSMYCSVTASYSFLYEILSQFRPRYPGIEIKLHTGDPEPAIQRVLTEQEDLAIAARPDNLPAGLAFQQIAVSPLRFIAPVESRLAETLNAKSLLADDFEGIPMILQEQGIARQRLDAWFQANGRHPQIYAQVAGNEAIVSMVSLGFGVGVVPEIVLNNSPLAGKVQVLTVSPELKPYQVGLCVLEKKLKNPLIAAFWQQLSE, from the coding sequence ATAGACCTTCGCCCTCTGAAACAGTTCCTCGCACTGGCGGAATCCCTGCATTTCAACAGGGCCAGCCTTATTTGCCATGTCAGCCCGTCAACCCTGAGTCGCAACATCAAACAGCTGGAAGATCAGCTGGGGGTGACACTGTTTGAAAGGAACAATCGAAGTGTCTCGCTCACACAAAAAGGCAAACGATTTCAGGCTTATGCACGTGAAGCGCTCTCGCAATGGGACATAATTCATCATGAACTGGTGGCTGGTGCCGGGGAACTTCACGGCTCATTGAGCATGTATTGCTCAGTCACTGCCAGTTATAGCTTTCTCTATGAGATTCTCAGCCAGTTTCGACCAAGATACCCGGGCATTGAAATCAAACTGCACACCGGTGATCCTGAGCCAGCGATTCAACGGGTATTAACCGAACAGGAAGACCTGGCCATTGCCGCCAGGCCTGACAACCTACCTGCCGGACTGGCATTTCAGCAAATAGCCGTTTCACCGCTACGGTTTATTGCCCCTGTTGAATCCCGGCTGGCAGAAACCCTTAACGCCAAATCCCTGCTGGCTGATGACTTTGAAGGCATTCCCATGATTTTGCAGGAACAGGGAATAGCAAGGCAAAGACTGGATGCCTGGTTTCAGGCTAATGGCAGACACCCACAAATCTATGCCCAGGTGGCTGGCAATGAGGCCATTGTCAGTATGGTCAGCCTTGGTTTTGGTGTTGGCGTGGTTCCTGAGATTGTCTTGAATAACAGCCCGCTGGCCGGAAAGGTTCAGGTATTAACCGTCAGTCCGGAACTTAAGCCTTATCAAGTGGGGCTGTGTGTACTGGAAAAGAAGTTAAAGAATCCACTGATTGCCGCATTCTGGCAGCAGCTATCCGAGTAA
- the ilvC gene encoding ketol-acid reductoisomerase, whose amino-acid sequence MKVYYDKDCDLSIIRGKKVSIIGYGSQGHAHANNLKDSGVEVTVGLRKGSSSWAKAEAAGLLVAEVPQAVAQADVVMILTPDEFQSQLYREVIEPNLKQGATLAFAHGFAIHYNQVVPRADLDVIMIAPKAPGHTVRSEFVKGGGIPDLIAIFQDASGQAKDVALSYASGVGGGRTGIIETTFKDETETDLFGEQAVLCGGAVELVKAGFETLTEAGYAPEMAYFECLHELKLIVDLMYEGGIANMNYSISNNAEYGEYVTGPRVINDESRKAMREALKDIQNGEYAKKFISEGALNYPSMTAYRRNNAAHPIEKVGAQLREMMPWITANKLVDKEKN is encoded by the coding sequence ATGAAAGTTTATTACGATAAAGATTGTGACCTCTCCATTATCCGTGGCAAAAAAGTCTCTATCATTGGCTATGGCTCTCAGGGTCATGCCCACGCTAATAACCTGAAAGACTCTGGTGTTGAAGTAACGGTTGGCCTGCGTAAGGGCTCCTCTTCCTGGGCCAAGGCGGAAGCAGCGGGTCTCCTGGTGGCAGAAGTACCCCAGGCTGTTGCCCAGGCTGATGTGGTTATGATTCTGACACCGGACGAGTTCCAGTCCCAGCTTTACCGGGAGGTGATTGAACCGAACCTGAAGCAGGGAGCGACCCTGGCTTTTGCCCATGGTTTCGCCATCCACTACAATCAGGTAGTACCCCGTGCTGATCTTGATGTCATCATGATTGCCCCCAAGGCACCGGGCCATACTGTACGCTCAGAGTTCGTTAAAGGCGGCGGCATCCCAGACCTGATTGCTATTTTCCAGGACGCTTCCGGCCAGGCCAAAGACGTTGCGCTCTCCTACGCGTCAGGTGTCGGCGGTGGTCGTACCGGTATCATCGAAACGACGTTTAAAGATGAAACGGAAACCGACCTTTTTGGTGAACAGGCCGTGCTTTGTGGCGGTGCTGTTGAGCTGGTCAAAGCCGGTTTTGAAACCCTGACGGAAGCCGGCTATGCACCGGAAATGGCTTACTTTGAGTGTCTCCACGAACTCAAGCTGATTGTTGACCTGATGTACGAAGGCGGTATCGCCAATATGAACTACTCCATCTCCAACAATGCGGAGTACGGTGAGTATGTGACCGGTCCACGGGTGATCAACGACGAGTCACGCAAGGCAATGCGTGAAGCGCTGAAAGATATTCAGAACGGTGAGTATGCCAAGAAGTTTATCTCTGAAGGTGCTCTGAATTATCCATCCATGACCGCCTATCGTCGCAACAATGCGGCCCACCCGATTGAGAAAGTGGGTGCCCAACTGCGGGAAATGATGCCCTGGATCACCGCGAACAAGCTGGTTGATAAAGAGAAAAACTAA
- a CDS encoding DUF2959 domain-containing protein, whose protein sequence is MKIATLKTATLFVATLLLAGCQSTYYSAMEKVGIHKRDIMVDRIEDTQTAQEQAQVQFQSALEQFQSVINFEGGDLEAAYNDLNSEYQDSLTAAERVRDRIASVQSVSDALFDEWEDELNLYKSDSLRRASAQKLKDTRRQYQRMMVSLEKSEQRMQPVLDAFQDQVLYLKHNLNARAISALKGEFNTIKADIDRLISDMQVSIDQSRQFIQALKQP, encoded by the coding sequence ATGAAAATTGCAACACTGAAGACAGCCACCCTGTTCGTAGCGACACTCCTGCTGGCCGGTTGCCAGAGCACTTATTACAGCGCCATGGAAAAAGTAGGCATCCATAAGCGCGATATTATGGTGGATCGCATTGAAGATACCCAAACTGCACAGGAGCAGGCACAGGTGCAATTCCAAAGTGCACTGGAGCAGTTCCAGAGTGTTATCAACTTTGAGGGTGGCGACCTGGAAGCCGCCTACAATGACCTGAACTCAGAATACCAGGACAGCCTGACCGCTGCAGAGCGAGTAAGAGACCGCATTGCCAGCGTTCAGAGTGTGTCTGATGCATTGTTTGACGAATGGGAAGACGAACTCAATCTCTACAAGAGCGATAGTCTGCGCAGAGCCAGTGCCCAGAAGCTGAAAGACACCCGACGTCAGTATCAGCGTATGATGGTCAGTCTGGAAAAATCTGAACAACGGATGCAGCCGGTGCTGGATGCCTTTCAGGATCAGGTGCTTTATCTAAAGCATAACCTGAATGCCCGGGCCATCAGTGCATTGAAAGGGGAGTTCAACACCATCAAGGCGGATATTGATCGCCTGATCAGTGATATGCAGGTTTCCATTGACCAGTCACGGCAGTTTATTCAAGCGCTCAAGCAGCCCTGA
- a CDS encoding YqaE/Pmp3 family membrane protein has product MRYFLPIILPPLAVLLCGKPFQVILNIILTLCAWLPGVIHALFVVNSHLADKRNKELIDAIEKNHR; this is encoded by the coding sequence ATGCGCTATTTTCTGCCCATTATTTTACCGCCGCTGGCTGTGCTACTCTGCGGTAAGCCATTTCAAGTGATCTTGAATATCATCCTTACCTTATGTGCCTGGTTGCCGGGTGTTATCCATGCGTTGTTTGTGGTGAATAGCCATTTGGCCGACAAACGCAACAAAGAACTGATCGACGCCATTGAGAAGAATCACCGATGA
- a CDS encoding aspartate/glutamate racemase family protein: protein MLGILGGMGPLATVDFMQKVIALSLANSDQEHLPMLVHNVPQIPDRSACILQGGKDPLPSLLQGLKRLENAGAMCIVIPCNTAHYWFGALQAHSTVKMISIIDVVCQELVRRGITNVGLMATNATVAAGIYKQRVGALGGECQVPDDLAQQQLMTAIYDIKAGRPEQGSRGMQMVFDGLLAGGAEAVILGCTEIPIGLANIAQQQPERCIDATELLARACVDWYYSGHDNHYLGEKQAA from the coding sequence ATGCTGGGTATCCTTGGGGGAATGGGGCCGCTGGCTACCGTGGATTTTATGCAGAAAGTGATTGCCCTGAGTCTGGCGAACAGCGATCAGGAGCATTTGCCGATGCTGGTACATAACGTACCGCAAATACCTGATCGAAGTGCCTGCATTTTGCAGGGCGGCAAAGACCCTCTGCCATCCTTGTTGCAGGGCTTAAAGCGGCTGGAAAACGCTGGTGCAATGTGCATCGTGATTCCCTGCAATACTGCGCATTACTGGTTTGGTGCCCTGCAAGCGCACAGCACGGTAAAAATGATCAGCATTATCGATGTTGTGTGTCAGGAGCTGGTCCGGCGCGGCATCACCAATGTGGGCCTGATGGCAACCAACGCCACCGTGGCGGCGGGGATTTATAAACAGCGTGTCGGTGCTTTGGGTGGAGAGTGCCAAGTGCCGGACGATCTCGCCCAGCAACAGCTAATGACTGCGATTTACGACATTAAAGCCGGTCGCCCGGAGCAAGGCTCCCGGGGTATGCAAATGGTGTTTGATGGCCTGCTTGCTGGTGGTGCCGAAGCCGTTATCCTCGGTTGCACAGAAATTCCCATTGGGTTGGCAAACATTGCACAACAGCAACCTGAGCGGTGCATTGACGCCACCGAGCTGTTAGCCAGAGCCTGTGTCGATTGGTATTACTCCGGTCACGACAATCATTACCTGGGCGAAAAACAGGCGGCGTAA
- a CDS encoding LysR family transcriptional regulator — translation MNLETKWLEDFLALAELRNFSRAAQHRNVTQPAFSRRIRSLEHVLGVELIDRTTTPLALTPEGRLFHTTARNLLRQMDDGVQQLKGQNGIGPQPLDFAAAHSLSVSLLPELIATMSEGLVLRSRVESIDVDRAVEALQEGRCDFLLAFDIEALLQPPFLSLSLGSTEMRPVCAPDALGQPLFRLNGQSGPTPLLGYSPGAFMGRQVNGLLRKIDNLPRFQPVMESSLTNLLKVMALKGAGIAWLPGYAIVDELASGQLVDFVGLDQREKYWGSIEIKLYRNDVRLHAGAERFWSALGKRCQQGWLLT, via the coding sequence ATGAATCTGGAAACTAAATGGCTGGAAGATTTTCTGGCTTTGGCCGAGCTGCGGAATTTTTCCCGTGCGGCGCAGCATCGTAATGTCACTCAGCCCGCTTTCAGCCGTCGCATTCGCAGCCTTGAGCACGTCCTGGGGGTGGAACTCATCGACCGCACCACAACACCCCTGGCACTGACCCCCGAAGGTCGGCTGTTTCATACCACGGCGCGCAATCTGTTGCGCCAGATGGACGACGGCGTACAACAACTCAAAGGCCAGAATGGCATTGGGCCGCAACCGTTGGATTTTGCCGCAGCCCATTCGCTCTCCGTCTCTTTGTTGCCGGAGTTGATTGCAACCATGAGCGAAGGGCTGGTTTTGCGCAGTCGGGTGGAAAGCATTGATGTGGACCGTGCGGTGGAAGCACTGCAGGAAGGGCGCTGTGATTTCCTGCTGGCTTTCGATATCGAAGCGTTGCTGCAACCGCCTTTTCTCAGCCTCTCCCTTGGCAGCACTGAAATGCGTCCGGTTTGTGCACCGGATGCGCTGGGCCAACCACTGTTTCGACTGAATGGTCAGTCCGGGCCGACTCCGCTGCTGGGTTACAGTCCCGGGGCCTTTATGGGGCGTCAGGTGAACGGTCTGCTGAGAAAGATCGACAACCTGCCCCGTTTTCAGCCGGTGATGGAATCGTCCCTGACCAACCTGCTCAAAGTGATGGCTCTCAAAGGTGCGGGCATTGCCTGGCTGCCGGGTTATGCCATTGTTGATGAGCTGGCCAGTGGCCAGCTGGTGGACTTTGTCGGTCTGGATCAGCGGGAGAAGTATTGGGGCTCTATTGAAATCAAGCTTTACCGAAATGATGTTCGTCTGCACGCTGGTGCTGAGCGGTTCTGGTCGGCACTTGGTAAACGATGTCAGCAAGGGTGGTTACTGACCTAA